The following are encoded in a window of Pelecanus crispus isolate bPelCri1 chromosome 6, bPelCri1.pri, whole genome shotgun sequence genomic DNA:
- the SYT12 gene encoding synaptotagmin-12, with amino-acid sequence MDHGHVSRYRLSVAASPPRWEIGIYVAGALALLGIAAVNLWKLWRSGSYPAPSPFPNYDYRYLEQKYGAACSDAKHKRGGAPGSHRALGRTSPIRKSSLRADDTFESINELGSLELMSKDLGLAPYGPLKKSISADSLSSISSIGNNFGQDFTVGQVEVSMEYDGKAATLHVTLLQGKDLLEKEDARFESCFMRISLLPAEQIVGISRIQRSAYAVAFDERFSIPLDPAALEENSLRFSVFGIDEDERNVSTGVAELKLSDLDLATRPFNAWLYLQDMNKAVDTVGEILLSLSYLPTAERLTVVVVKAKNLVWTNGKVTADPFVKVYLLQDGRKISKKKTAVKRDDTNPVFNEAMIFSVPAIVLQDLSLRVTVAECGEDGRADNTGHVLIGPAASGMGITHWNQMLATLRKPVSMWHPLRRN; translated from the exons ATGGACCACGGTCACGTCAGCAGATACCGCTTAAGCG TGGCCGCCAGCCCGCCCCGCTGGGAGATCGGCATCTACGTCGCCGGCGCCTTGGCGCTGCTGGGGATAGCCGCCGTCAACCTCTGGAAGCTCTGGCGCTCCGGCAGCTACCCGGcgccttcccccttccccaactACGACTACCGATACCTGGAGCAGAAGTACGGGGCGGCGTGTTCGGATGCAAAACACAAG CGAGGGGGGGCCCCGGGCTCGCACAGGGCGCTGGGCAGGACCTCACCCATCCGCAAGAGCAGCCTGCGGGCGGACGACACCTTCGAGAGCATTAACGAGCTGGGGAGCCTGGAGCTGATGAGCAAAGACCTGGGCTTGGCCCCCTACGGCCCGTTGAAGAAATCCATCTCGGCCGACTCGCTCAGCTCCATCTCCTCCATCGGGAACAACTTTGGGCAGGATTTCACGGTGGGGCAGGTGGAGGTCTCCATGGAGTACGACGGGAAGGCGGCCACCTTGCACGTGACGCTGCTGCAGGGCAAGGAcctgctggagaaggaggaCGCTCGCTTCGAGTCCTGCTTCATGCGCATCAGCCTGCTCCCGGCCGAGCAGATCGTCGGCATCTCCCGG ATTCAGCGGAGCGCCTACGCCGTGGCCTTCGACGAGCGCTTCTCCATCCCGCTGGACCCGGCGGCGCTGGAGGAGAACAGCCTGCGCTTCTCCGTCTTCGGCATCGACGAGGACGAGAGGAACGTCAGCACCGGCGTGGCCGAGCTCAAGCTCTCCGACCTGGACCTGGCCACGCGTCCCTTCAACGCCTGGCTCTACCTGCAGGACATGAACAAG GCGGTGGACACGGTGGGGGAGATCCTGCTCTCCCTGAGCTACCTGCCCACGGCCGAGCGCCTGACGGTGGTGGTGGTCAAAGCCAAGAACCTCGTGTGGACCAACGGCAAGGTGACCGCAG ATCCCTTCGTcaaggtgtacctgctgcaggACGGGAGGAAGATCAGCAAGAAGAAGACCGCGGTGAAGAGGGATGACACCAACCCCGTGTTCAACGAGGCCATGATTTTCTCGGTGCCGGCCATCGTGCTCCAG GACCTGTCCCTGCGGGTGACGGTGGCCGAGTGCGGCGAGGACGGCCGCGCCGACAACACGGGCCACGTCCTCATCGGCCCGGCGGCCAGCGGGATGGGCATCACGCACTGGAACCAGATGCTGGCCACGCTGAGGAAGCCCGTCTCCATGTGGCACCCGCTCCGGCGAAACTAG